A genomic window from Rhodococcus sp. KBS0724 includes:
- a CDS encoding ABC transporter permease subunit, translating into MEQFISFGIVGLSTAAIYAIIGSGLVVTYTTTGVFNFAHGATGMMAAFSYWQLSVGWGWPVWLSVATVLLVLAPAFGLLVELLVRPVQALGEAEKLVMTIALLSGLIALARWIWSPNKARTLPKFFAEQDSFQIGAATVSWHQAITMLVAVVVAVGLRILMLRTRTGTEMRATVDDRALVGLTGADPVRANRVAWILGTVLAAIGGILIAPMVALDATQLSLVIVSAYAAAIFGRLKSLPMTFVGAIVVGCMESYLTGYLPQSPYLPGLRLAAPAILLLLALLLFPHGRLRRRDRHLSQVPLPTVRGTIAFAGVIVAFGLILATVLGEGDLITYGQIFAFGVIALSFVPLVGYAGQISLAQLTMAGVGAIVCARLGGNGQWWALLAVMVISGIVGAVIAVPALRLSGVYLALGTAAIAAIFDRWIFTLPSFEVFGTEITLFDQGSVELVGPRLFGFAIDTPAELTVFSAVCLALVTLGVAMLRRGRLGRRLIALRDSEAAFATLGGSLLLTKMLVFALSAGIAGLGGALYGMQLMSISAEQFSFVAGLGIFLIAVVGGLGVVGNGLFTGTMIAGPLNAIVALWPAAANLVQTLPAAAGLAYSSGAVDDGLVPSLRRRWEPALRDRVVMAVLLGWIGALWILRLVDVVNGYVLIIGAVAGILAARSWGVSRQREAPAEREIPVEWWGLERPWTTEDEEVLDRAIAARS; encoded by the coding sequence ATGGAACAGTTCATCTCCTTTGGGATCGTCGGGCTGAGCACTGCGGCGATCTACGCGATCATCGGCAGCGGATTGGTGGTTACCTACACGACCACCGGCGTGTTCAACTTCGCACACGGCGCGACGGGCATGATGGCGGCTTTCTCCTATTGGCAGCTCAGCGTCGGTTGGGGTTGGCCGGTGTGGTTGTCGGTAGCGACCGTACTTCTTGTCCTGGCACCGGCTTTCGGGCTTCTCGTCGAACTGTTGGTGCGGCCGGTCCAAGCCCTTGGTGAGGCTGAGAAGCTGGTGATGACTATCGCCTTGCTGAGCGGTCTGATTGCGCTCGCGAGGTGGATCTGGAGTCCGAACAAGGCACGCACGCTTCCCAAGTTCTTTGCCGAGCAAGACTCTTTTCAGATCGGTGCCGCGACGGTCAGTTGGCACCAGGCAATCACCATGCTGGTAGCGGTCGTCGTCGCGGTGGGGCTGCGAATCTTGATGCTGCGCACTCGAACCGGAACCGAAATGCGAGCGACGGTCGACGACCGTGCCTTGGTGGGTCTGACCGGGGCAGACCCGGTTCGCGCCAACCGGGTTGCCTGGATTCTGGGGACGGTATTGGCGGCAATCGGCGGCATTCTCATCGCTCCGATGGTCGCCCTCGATGCGACCCAACTGTCACTCGTGATCGTCAGTGCTTATGCCGCAGCGATATTCGGACGGTTGAAGAGCTTGCCGATGACTTTTGTCGGCGCGATCGTCGTCGGGTGCATGGAAAGCTACCTCACCGGTTACCTACCGCAGAGTCCGTACCTTCCCGGGCTGCGACTCGCTGCGCCGGCAATTCTGTTGCTGCTCGCGCTGTTGCTGTTTCCGCACGGGCGACTTCGGAGACGCGACCGTCACCTCAGTCAAGTTCCGCTACCGACAGTTCGCGGCACAATCGCCTTCGCAGGAGTTATCGTCGCGTTCGGACTCATTCTGGCCACCGTACTGGGGGAGGGTGATCTGATCACCTACGGACAGATATTCGCATTCGGCGTCATCGCGTTGTCCTTCGTTCCGCTAGTCGGTTACGCCGGTCAGATCTCGCTCGCACAGCTCACGATGGCGGGGGTCGGGGCGATCGTCTGTGCACGCTTGGGCGGAAATGGGCAATGGTGGGCACTTTTGGCGGTGATGGTCATCTCGGGCATTGTCGGTGCGGTGATCGCAGTGCCGGCGCTGCGACTCTCAGGGGTGTACCTGGCGCTCGGGACGGCGGCAATCGCGGCCATCTTCGACCGATGGATCTTCACGTTGCCGTCTTTCGAGGTGTTCGGCACGGAGATCACACTGTTTGATCAGGGTTCAGTGGAATTGGTAGGCCCGCGACTGTTCGGATTCGCGATCGACACCCCGGCAGAACTGACAGTGTTCTCAGCAGTGTGTCTGGCGCTCGTCACACTGGGCGTGGCAATGCTCCGACGAGGGCGCCTCGGTCGACGATTGATTGCACTGCGCGACAGCGAGGCAGCGTTTGCGACATTGGGAGGCAGCTTGCTGCTGACGAAAATGCTGGTCTTTGCGCTGTCAGCCGGCATTGCCGGTCTCGGTGGGGCGCTGTACGGAATGCAACTGATGTCGATCTCGGCGGAGCAGTTCAGTTTTGTTGCCGGACTGGGTATTTTCCTGATCGCCGTCGTCGGTGGACTCGGTGTGGTCGGAAACGGACTCTTCACCGGAACGATGATTGCCGGCCCTCTCAATGCAATTGTGGCGTTGTGGCCGGCGGCCGCCAACCTCGTGCAGACGCTGCCCGCCGCTGCCGGCTTGGCATACAGTTCCGGCGCCGTCGACGACGGACTCGTACCCAGCCTGCGTCGGCGCTGGGAGCCCGCACTTCGGGACCGCGTCGTGATGGCTGTCTTACTCGGTTGGATTGGGGCGCTGTGGATTCTGCGACTCGTCGATGTCGTGAACGGGTACGTGCTGATCATCGGGGCGGTGGCCGGAATTCTCGCAGCCCGAAGTTGGGGTGTGTCGAGGCAACGGGAGGCACCGGCAGAGCGGGAGATTCCGGTGGAGTGGTGGGGCCTGGAGCGCCCCTGGACTACGGAAGACGAGGAGGTGCTTGATCGTGCCATCGCAGCTCGAAGTTAA
- a CDS encoding ABC transporter ATP-binding protein: MPSQLEVKDITVTFGGHHALTDVSLTAEQGNITGLIGPNGAGKSTLFDVISGLRKPATGSVFLDGRDVTRAGPSRRAKYGLARTFQRLELFGRLSVRDNLLVAAEIGPQRRNATAVVDDIIDRLGLAAVAAITADSLSTGMGRLVEVARAMAVHPSVILLDEPAAGQDPEETQRFSVLLRSLADQGTAVLLVEHDMELVMSVCDQVYVLDLGKIISVGPPEMIRRDDAVLAAYLGES, translated from the coding sequence GTGCCATCGCAGCTCGAAGTTAAGGACATCACGGTCACATTCGGCGGCCACCACGCACTCACCGACGTTTCACTGACCGCCGAACAAGGCAACATCACCGGCCTCATCGGACCCAACGGTGCCGGAAAAAGCACCCTGTTCGACGTCATATCCGGACTCCGCAAGCCCGCCACGGGAAGTGTGTTCCTCGATGGCCGCGATGTGACCCGAGCCGGACCGTCTCGGCGCGCCAAATACGGTCTGGCGCGGACGTTTCAACGACTGGAACTCTTCGGTCGTCTCAGCGTCAGAGACAACCTCCTCGTTGCCGCCGAAATTGGGCCGCAACGACGCAACGCGACAGCCGTTGTCGACGACATCATCGATCGACTGGGATTGGCTGCCGTGGCCGCGATCACTGCCGATTCGCTGTCGACCGGCATGGGACGACTCGTCGAGGTGGCGAGGGCGATGGCAGTGCACCCGTCCGTCATTCTTCTCGACGAACCGGCTGCCGGGCAGGATCCCGAAGAGACACAACGGTTCTCTGTGCTACTGCGATCACTGGCGGATCAGGGAACAGCGGTTTTGTTGGTCGAACATGACATGGAATTGGTGATGAGCGTGTGCGATCAGGTGTACGTGCTCGATCTCGGGAAGATCATCTCGGTCGGCCCACCCGAGATGATCCGGCGCGATGACGCCGTTCTGGCAGCGTATCTGGGGGAATCATGA